One genomic window of Desulfatiglans sp. includes the following:
- a CDS encoding cupin domain-containing protein produces MPVKIEQPAIIEAGGDKFERIEEFIGRINSKTTEVSIARVVRPPRWQGPDQRPEFMECLFVLKGILQIQSGGEVFIIHPDEAIIVHANERVRFSTPDEGGAEYFSICVPAFSQTAVHRDE; encoded by the coding sequence ATGCCAGTAAAGATTGAACAGCCTGCAATCATCGAGGCAGGCGGGGATAAATTCGAGAGGATTGAGGAGTTTATTGGTCGTATAAATTCAAAAACAACAGAGGTCAGCATCGCCCGTGTGGTAAGGCCTCCGCGATGGCAGGGGCCGGATCAAAGGCCGGAATTCATGGAGTGTTTATTTGTACTAAAAGGGATACTACAGATTCAATCCGGTGGTGAAGTGTTCATTATTCACCCGGATGAAGCTATTATAGTGCATGCAAATGAGCGGGTTCGATTCAGCACCCCTGACGAGGGGGGCGCTGAATATTTCTCAATCTGCGTTCCGGCCTTTTCACAAACTGCGGTTCACAGGGATGAATAG
- a CDS encoding DUF4198 domain-containing protein, with translation MKKKIGFILFILMVAFNCNAFAHFGMAIPSTSMVMQGDARDVIFEISFSHPFEMVGMDMERPVKFELIMNNEKTDLLPSLKETSIMGKKGWHMSRKINRPGVYWLHVEPTPYWESAEDCYIIHYTKTVVAAFGDDEGWDRPIGVKTEIVPLTRPFGLYAGNLFQGVVLVDGKPAPGTEVEIEYYNRDKKSSAPNDYFITQVVKTDSSGVFSYAVPKAGWWGFAGLNTSDKKIKHDGEEKDVEIGAVLWIEFKEMK, from the coding sequence ATGAAAAAGAAAATAGGTTTTATTCTATTTATTTTAATGGTTGCTTTTAACTGCAATGCATTTGCCCATTTCGGCATGGCAATACCCTCGACAAGCATGGTGATGCAGGGGGATGCAAGGGATGTTATCTTTGAGATTTCTTTTTCACACCCGTTTGAGATGGTGGGCATGGACATGGAAAGGCCAGTAAAATTTGAACTGATCATGAATAATGAAAAAACAGACCTTCTTCCTTCCCTTAAGGAGACAAGTATCATGGGTAAAAAGGGATGGCACATGAGCAGGAAGATAAACAGACCGGGTGTCTACTGGCTTCATGTGGAGCCAACGCCTTACTGGGAATCGGCTGAGGACTGTTATATCATCCATTACACAAAAACAGTTGTAGCCGCATTTGGAGACGATGAGGGGTGGGACAGACCCATAGGAGTTAAAACCGAGATTGTACCACTTACAAGGCCATTCGGGCTTTATGCCGGAAACCTGTTTCAGGGAGTAGTGCTTGTGGATGGAAAACCCGCGCCTGGCACAGAGGTTGAGATAGAATATTATAATAGAGATAAAAAGAGCAGCGCGCCCAATGACTATTTTATCACACAGGTGGTAAAGACAGACAGTAGCGGGGTATTTTCATATGCGGTCCCAAAGGCGGGATGGTGGGGATTTGCAGGGCTTAATACCTCGGACAAAAAGATAAAACATGATGGTGAGGAAAAGGATGTGGAGATAGGGGCTGTGCTCTGGATAGAATTCAAAGAGATGAAATGA
- the cbiM gene encoding cobalt transporter CbiM: MHITEGILTGPVLFTGAALTVAGTAVGLKKLDYDSIPRVAILSAGFFVASLIHVPVGPASVHLVLNGLVGIMLGWLAFPAILIGLLLQAILFQFGGFTTLGVNTLNMALPALLCHLLFKRSVKGINAVTSSAASFMCGFMAVFLSSIMVGLSLYFTAQQFLIISKLIVVSNMPIMLIEGIVTLFCVRFLKKVKPDIFEAFYEK, encoded by the coding sequence TTGCATATCACTGAAGGCATACTTACCGGGCCTGTGCTTTTTACAGGTGCAGCACTCACTGTGGCAGGCACGGCTGTCGGACTGAAAAAGCTTGATTATGACAGCATACCAAGGGTTGCCATACTTTCAGCAGGTTTTTTTGTCGCCTCCCTGATACATGTGCCTGTGGGGCCTGCGAGTGTACACCTTGTCCTTAACGGGCTTGTGGGTATCATGCTTGGCTGGTTGGCCTTTCCTGCCATCCTTATAGGCCTGTTACTCCAGGCAATACTTTTTCAGTTCGGGGGATTTACAACGCTCGGGGTCAATACACTTAATATGGCGCTCCCAGCGCTGTTGTGCCACTTGCTTTTTAAAAGGAGTGTGAAGGGCATAAATGCGGTAACCTCGTCAGCTGCATCCTTCATGTGCGGTTTTATGGCGGTCTTTTTAAGCAGTATTATGGTCGGGCTTTCTCTCTATTTTACAGCGCAACAGTTTTTGATTATCTCAAAACTGATTGTTGTCTCCAATATGCCCATAATGCTTATAGAGGGTATTGTGACCCTCTTCTGTGTCAGGTTTTTAAAAAAGGTCAAACCGGATATCTTTGAGGCGTTCTATGAAAAATAG